In Herbaspirillum sp. WKF16, one genomic interval encodes:
- the mdoH gene encoding glucans biosynthesis glucosyltransferase MdoH produces the protein MELHITPQLRQTTAASRALEDYLERLPLSAGQRRELAQRTEEIGSGDPVADLHRVLAEASGRGADSDPAAGAPASVDARLRLMYPAAAEGSAAPAAGVAPAIGRDRGAPSIAVAPPLNRKSMVPRPWGELNPFARWVEEENHRLEHRPSRWRRKKAKAAPEHPPEPHYVEDHLDKSDAPDPKGYWQRTGNVRRITLLVLMVLQTSMATYFMSDVLPYHGTKPLEMLVLGLFALLFLWVSAGFWTAMTGFLVLMRGDDEYLISHEKAGNREIAPEARTAIVMPICNEDVARVFAGLRATYESLERTGQLQHFDFFILSDSGEADICAAETAAWAALCRETGGFGRIFYRHRRRRVKRKSGNLDDFCRRWGADYRYMVVLDADSVMTGECLTKLTRLMEEHPGAGIIQTAPRAAGRDTLYARIQQFSTRVYGPLFTAGLHYWQLGESHFWGHNAIIRLKPFMKHCALAPLPGRGNLSGPIMSHDFVEASLMRRAGWSVWIAYDLDGSYEEMPPNLLDELSRDRRWCQGNLMNFKLFLARGMHVVHRAVFVTGVMAYVSAPLWALFLLLSTVLLAAHTLIDPQYFTSPRQLFPIWPEWHPEKALALVSATATILFLPKVLAVLLFAVKGARGFGGALALLVSMVIELLFSMALAPVRMLFHTRFVLGAFFGWNAGWKSPPRADNETVWGEALRRHGWHSLLGVVWGGVVFWLNPSFIWWLIPIAGSLAVSVPVSVLSSRVSFGRGFRRAGLFKIPEETTPPFELLETVRHFNETPALPGFVEAVVDPSFNALVCATAHAHPAVPQLTRHLREKLVRSALKDGPDALNDKQKNSLLEEPGLLSQLHQQVWSGAPEVHADWLAALRRVPAQAVVA, from the coding sequence GTGGAGCTACATATTACCCCCCAACTAAGGCAGACGACGGCCGCATCCCGGGCGCTCGAGGACTATCTCGAGCGCCTGCCGTTGTCGGCCGGACAGCGCCGCGAACTGGCTCAACGCACTGAAGAGATCGGCTCCGGCGATCCGGTGGCCGACCTGCACCGCGTGCTGGCCGAGGCCTCCGGGCGCGGCGCGGATTCCGATCCCGCCGCGGGCGCCCCCGCCTCGGTCGACGCGCGCCTGCGCCTGATGTATCCGGCCGCCGCGGAAGGATCCGCCGCGCCCGCAGCCGGCGTTGCGCCGGCCATCGGCCGCGATCGCGGCGCGCCGAGCATCGCCGTGGCGCCGCCGCTGAACCGCAAATCCATGGTGCCGCGCCCCTGGGGCGAGTTGAATCCGTTCGCCCGCTGGGTCGAGGAAGAAAACCATCGCCTTGAGCATCGCCCCAGCCGCTGGCGCCGCAAGAAGGCCAAGGCCGCCCCCGAGCACCCGCCCGAGCCGCACTACGTCGAAGACCACCTCGACAAGTCCGATGCGCCCGACCCCAAGGGCTACTGGCAGCGCACCGGCAATGTGCGCCGCATCACGCTGCTGGTGCTGATGGTGCTGCAGACCTCGATGGCCACCTACTTCATGAGCGACGTGCTGCCCTACCATGGCACCAAGCCGCTGGAGATGCTGGTGCTGGGCCTGTTCGCGCTGCTGTTCCTGTGGGTGTCGGCCGGTTTCTGGACCGCCATGACCGGCTTCCTGGTGCTCATGCGCGGCGACGACGAATACCTGATCTCGCACGAGAAGGCCGGCAACCGGGAGATCGCGCCGGAGGCGCGCACTGCCATCGTCATGCCGATCTGCAACGAGGACGTGGCGCGCGTGTTCGCCGGCCTGCGCGCCACCTACGAGTCGCTGGAGCGCACCGGCCAGCTGCAGCACTTCGACTTCTTCATTCTCTCCGACAGCGGCGAGGCCGACATCTGCGCCGCCGAGACCGCGGCCTGGGCCGCGCTGTGCCGGGAGACCGGCGGCTTCGGCCGCATCTTCTACCGACACCGCCGCCGGCGCGTCAAGCGCAAGAGCGGCAACCTGGACGACTTCTGCCGCCGCTGGGGCGCCGACTACCGCTACATGGTGGTGCTGGACGCCGACAGCGTCATGACCGGCGAATGCCTGACCAAGCTGACCCGCCTGATGGAAGAGCATCCCGGCGCCGGCATCATCCAGACGGCGCCGCGCGCGGCCGGGCGCGACACGCTGTACGCCCGCATCCAGCAGTTCTCCACGCGCGTGTACGGCCCGCTGTTCACGGCCGGCCTGCACTACTGGCAGCTGGGCGAGTCGCACTTCTGGGGCCACAACGCCATCATCCGCCTGAAGCCCTTCATGAAGCACTGCGCGCTGGCGCCGCTGCCGGGCCGCGGCAACCTGTCCGGCCCGATCATGTCGCACGACTTCGTCGAGGCCTCGCTGATGCGGCGCGCCGGCTGGTCGGTCTGGATCGCCTACGACCTCGACGGCAGCTATGAAGAGATGCCGCCCAACCTGCTCGACGAACTGAGCCGCGACCGCCGCTGGTGCCAGGGCAACCTGATGAACTTCAAGCTGTTCCTGGCGCGCGGCATGCACGTGGTGCACCGCGCGGTGTTCGTCACCGGCGTCATGGCCTACGTCTCGGCGCCGCTGTGGGCGCTGTTCCTGCTGTTGTCCACGGTGCTGCTGGCGGCGCATACGCTGATCGACCCGCAATACTTCACCTCGCCGCGCCAGCTGTTCCCGATCTGGCCGGAATGGCATCCGGAAAAGGCGCTGGCGCTGGTCTCGGCTACCGCCACCATCCTGTTCCTGCCCAAGGTGCTGGCGGTGCTGCTGTTCGCGGTGAAGGGCGCGCGCGGCTTCGGCGGCGCATTGGCGCTGCTGGTGAGCATGGTGATCGAGCTGCTGTTCTCGATGGCGCTGGCGCCGGTGCGCATGCTGTTCCATACCCGCTTCGTGCTGGGCGCCTTCTTCGGCTGGAACGCCGGCTGGAAGTCGCCGCCGCGCGCCGACAACGAGACCGTCTGGGGCGAGGCGCTGCGCCGCCACGGCTGGCACTCGCTGTTGGGTGTGGTGTGGGGCGGGGTGGTGTTCTGGCTTAACCCGTCCTTCATCTGGTGGCTCATCCCCATTGCCGGTTCGCTGGCCGTGTCGGTGCCGGTCTCGGTGCTGTCGTCGCGAGTGTCGTTCGGCCGCGGCTTCCGTCGCGCCGGCCTGTTCAAGATCCCGGAAGAGACCACGCCGCCGTTCGAGCTGCTGGAGACCGTGCGCCACTTCAACGAAACGCCGGCCCTGCCGGGCTTCGTCGAGGCGGTGGTCGATCCGTCCTTCAACGCGCTGGTCTGCGCCACCGCGCATGCGCACCCGGCGGTGCCGCAACTGACCCGGCACCTGCGCGAGAAGCTGGTGCGCAGCGCGCTCAAGGACGGCCCGGACGCCCTGAACGACAAGCAGAAGAACAGCCTGCTGGAAGAACCCGGCCTGCTGTCGCAGCTGCACCAGCAGGTCTGGAGCGGCGCGCCGGAAGTGCATGCCGACTGGCTGGCCGCATTGCGCCGCGTGCCGGCGCAGGCGGTGGTCGCCTGA